The genomic region TCTTCAAGCTCAAGCTTGACCTCGTCATGCAAAAACCCAGCCCGATCCAATCGCGCACGCGCGCGGGCACGGGCCAAGGCCTGCGGGTCGGTCAACTTTGGCGGAAGGGGTTCAGTCACGACTATGGTCTCAGGCTTTTTGAAAACTTAGAGGGGTTATGTAAGTGTTCGCGTCCCGTTTGCAAATCCTTGATCGGGCCAAAACATGGGCCTTTCCGCCTGATTGCCTGCGCTGCGGTGACAGGGTTGAAATCCCTTATGGTCTTTGTGGCCCCTGTTGGGCGGAGGCTCAATTTATTGGCAAATCCTGCTGTCACGCCTGCGGCGATGAATTGATTGGCGAGGAGGCTGCGCCGAGTGATCTTTGTGATGCATGTCTCATGCGCCCGCCGCCATGGGATGCAGGCCGCGCCGTGCTGCGATATGAGGGGACAGGACGCGCGCTTGTGCTTGCCCTCAAACATGGCGACCGCGCCGATATTTGCCGTGCGGCCAGCTCTTGGATGGCGGAAAAGGCGCAAGAGTGGCTTGGTCAAAACCCGCTTCTGGTTCCCATCCCCCTACACCCGTTGCGTTTGCTGCAGCGGCGGTTCAATCAATCCGCTCTCCTCGCGCATCATATCTGCAGAACGCCCCAGTTCCGTGAACACGCAATCACCTGCCTGCCTGATGCGTTATATCGTCTGCGCAGAACGGCCTCCCAAGATGGGCTGGGCGCGGAAGCCCGTTTTGCCAATTTAGACGAGGCGCTGGCCCTAACCCCGCGCCATTGTGAAAGGCTGCGGGGACGGGCGATCATTTTGATTGATGATGTGATGACCTCAGGCGCGACCCTTTGGTCTGCAACCCACGCCTTGCGCTTGGGCGGCGCAGGGCCGATATATGTGCTGGTGATGGCCCGCGCTACAAAAGCAGCGTAGCAGATAGGAGACAGGCAGATGGCACAGATTGAAATCTACACAAGCCCACTTTGCGGCTATTGTCACGCTGCCAAACGCCTTTTGGCAAGCAAGGATGTCAGCTTTGTCGAGACTGATGTCAGCCGTGACCCAAAACTGCGCCAAGATATGATGGCACGCGCCCATGGTCGGCACACTGTGCCGCAGATTTTTATCAATGACCAACATATAGGCGGTTACGATGATCTTGCGGCACTTGAGCGTCAGGGCAAGCTTGATCCGTTGCTTTCTGCGTAAATTTCTAGTGTTTTTAACGATTTCCCTTGCGCCGAAAGGCTGGCATAGGGTCTAGTCCGCGCCATGAGTGACACCAGTGATCCCCTCTCTATCGCGCTGTTCAGCGAATTGTTCATGGCTGATCAATTGGCCCGAAACCGCCTGTCCAAAGCGCTGCCAAAAGGTATGGAACTGAGCCATTTTTCTGTGCTGAACCACTTGGCCCGCGCCAATGAGGAACGCACACCTGCACAGCTTGCGCGGCTGTTTCACGTCACCCGTGGTGCCATGACCAACACGCTGAACCGCTTGGAATGGGCGGGACATATCCATATCCGTCCCGATTGGGACGATGCCCGCCGTAAATTTGTGACCATCAGCCCCGCGGGGCGTTCCGCGCGCGATGCAGCGCTACAGGCGATTGCACCGATTTTGTCGGATACGATCGAAGCCATCGGTGCGGCCAAAGTTCGCGCAGCCCTGCCTGTTTTGCGCGAGATGCGGGTGCGCCTTGAAGATGATGCCGACCTGCGCGGTTAGGGGCGAATGGATGCGGTGACGTAATTCACCGACAAATCGCGATCCGAGATCGACCAACCCCAAGAAATCGGATTGAACACATAGCCCTTGCGATCCACGGGCCTCAGCCCTGCAATCTCGATCATTTTGAATAACTCATCGGGCGTGATGAATTTTGACCATTCATGCGTGCCTTTTGGCAGCCAACGCATGATATATTCCGCGCCCACAATCGCCATGGCAAAGCTTTTGGGATTGCGGTTGATGGTTGAGCACAGCATCAGCCCGCCTGATTTCAGCAAATCATGGCAAGCAGTCAAATAGGCCTGCGGATCGGCCACATGTTCAACCACTTCCATATTGAGGACGACATCGAATTGCTCGCCTGCTGCGGCAAGGGCCTCAGCGCTTGTGTGGCGATAATCAATCGTCAGGCCTGATTGCTCGGCATGAACCCGTGCCACAGGAATGTTGCGCTCAGCCGCATCTGCGCCCACCACATCAGCGCCAAGCCGTGCCATGGGTTCAGATAGAAGCCCACCCCCACAGCCAATATCCAAGAGACGCAGCCCCTCAAAGGGTCGCTCAGCCGTTAGATCCCGCCCGAATTCGGCCGCGATCTGGCGCGTGATATAGTCAAGCCGCACAGGGTTCATCATGTGCAACGGTCGGAATTTCCCGTTTGGATCCCACCATTCGGCGGCCATCGCCTCGAATTTTGCGATTTCCGCAGGGTCAATTGTGCCAGTCTTGTCCGTCATTCTATGCTCAAAGCCTTGCCAAGGGGTTTGGGACTGTTAGGTTGGGTCTTACGTCCTATATAGGAAGCTTATGGATAAGTTCACGGGCCAAAAGCGCGCAGTGCAGCATCTCTTTCCGCCGATCGACCCGTTCGATCAGCGAATGTTGGATGTTGGCGAAGGTCACCAGATTTATATGGAGCAATGCGGAAACCCAAACGGCCCTGCCGTTGTGGTGCTGCATGGTGGCCCTGGCGGCGGGTGTAGCCCTGCCATGCGGCGCTATTTTGACCCTTCGGTCTGGCGAATTATCCTGTTTGATCAGCGCGGCTGTGGCCGCTCGCGGCCCCATGCGGCTATCCGAGGCAACAGCACATGGCATCTGGTCGAAGATATTGAGCGCATCCGCAATACGCTTGGCATTGAAAAATGGGCCGTATTTGGCGGCTCTTGGGGTGCGACCCTTGCCTTGATCTATGCGCAAACCCATCCGCAATCCGTGGCCTATTTGGCCTTGCGCGGTGTATTTTTGTCGATGCAACGCGAGTTGGATTGGTTTTATGGCGGCGGTGCGGGTCAATTCTGGCCAGAACAATGGCAGCGCTTTGTCTCGCTGATCCCCGAAGATGAGCGCGGCGATTTAATTGCCGCCTATAACCGCCGCCTTTTCTCAGGCGATATGATGGTGGAAACCCGTTATGCGCGGGCTTGGGCCGCATGGGAAAACGCATTGGCGTCTATCGAAAGCGATGGCCAAGGGGGCGATTGCCCCGCCGACTACGCCCGCGCCTTCGCGCGGCTTGAGAACCATTATTTCGTCAATCGCGGCTTTCTCGAAGAAGACGGGCAGATTTTAAAGAATATGCATCGCATCGCCCATATTCACGGCGTGATCGTGCAGGGGCGGTATGACATGATTTGTCCACCCCAATCCGCCTATAGCCTTTCCGCGCGTTGGCCTTCGGGTCGTTTGCAGATGGTCAAGGCTGCAGGCCATGCCCTGTCTGAGCCTGGTATCAGCCAAGAATTGGTGCGGGTGATGAAATCTGTGGGCGAACACGCCACAAAATTTGGCCTATAAGCGCGCCACCCAATTTGGGCTCAGTTTTCCACGCAAAAACGCAACGGGGTGACGTTTCAACGTCAACCGCAGGCTCGCATAATCTTCGATCACGGCTTCACCTTCGGTCATCTGTGGCAAATTTGGCGCGGCCTCGTTATGCGCCTCGCCCTCAAGATCACGGGCAAAAAGCGGCAAATCTTGTGCAGGGCCAAGCCCGCGCAATTCCCAAAGTGCCGCGCGGCGATCAAACCCAAGCGCGGCAAAAGCATCTGCCTCGGCCAAGGCCCGCAAAGGTTTTTGCGACAGACCCGCACGACGCCATAAATCACGCGGGCTCAGATAGCCGTTGCCACGCGCAGCAATGACCCAATGCGCGTCCTCCTCGGACAGGCTTCTGATCTGCCGCAGCCCCAATCTTAGTGCCAACGCGCCTGTCCCATCTGGTTCGAGCGTGTGATCCCATGCGCTGAGATTGACACAGACAGGTCGCACCTCCACCCCATGCGCCTGTGCATCACGCACAATCTGTGCAGGGGAATAGAACCCCATCGGTTGGCTGTTTAGCAAAGCGCAGGCAAAAACGGCAGGGTAATGGCATTTGATCCATGCGCTGGCATAAACCAAAAGCGCGAAACTTGCGGCATGGCTTTCAGGGAAACCATAGGCGCCGAACCCTTCGATCTGCGCAAAACAGCGCGCAGCGAAATCGGGGTCATATCCGTTATTCTGCATGCCTCGCAAAAACCGCGCCCGAAATTCCGAGACATGACCCTTTTTCTTGAACGTGGCCAAGGCACGGCGCAGCGCATCGGCCTCGGTCGGGGTGAAACTGGCCCCGACAATTGCGATTTGCATTGCCTGTTCTTGAAACAAGGGCACGCCCAAGGTCTTGCGCAGCACAGCGCCCAACGCATCAGAGGGAAACTCCACCGCCTCCTCCCCGTTGCGGCGGCGAATGAAGGGATGCACCATATCGCCCTGAATAGGCCCAGGTCGGATGATCGCCACTTGGATCACCAGATCATAGAAAGAACGTGGGCGCATACGCGGCAAAAAATTCATCTGCGCGCGCGATTCCACCTGAAACACACCCAGACTGTCTGCTTTGCACAGCATATCATAGACGCGGCCATCCTCGGCGGGCAGGGTGGCCAGATCAAAATCCCGCCCATAGTGACCCCGCAAAAGATCAAAGGATTTGCGCAAACAACTGAGCATTCCCAAGGCCAAAACATCGACCTTCAAAATGCCCAAGGCGTCAATATCATCCTTATCCCATGCGATGATGGTGCGATCCTCCATCGTGGCATTTTCTATGGGCACAAGCGCATCAAGCCGCCCTTCGGTAATCACAAAGCCCCCCACATGCTGGCTGAGATGGCGGGGGAAGCCGATAATCTGACCCACCAAATCCATCACCAAGCGCAAATGCGGGTTATCAGGATCAAGACCGATTTCGCGCAGTCGGGCATCCTGCAATTCACCTGACCCCCATGATCCCCAAATCTGGCTTGAAAGCGCGGATAGGATATCTTCGCTCAAACCCATTGCGCGGCCAACTTCACGAATGGCACGCTTGCCGCGATAATGGATCACTGTGGCGCAAATCCCTGCGCGGTGACGACCATAGCGGGCGTAAATCCATTGGATCACCTCCTCGCGGCGTTCATGCTCGAAATCAACATCAATATCGGGTGGCTCATCACGAGCCTCCGAGACAAATCGCTCGAACACCATCGTGCCAATTTCAGGAGATACAGAGGTCACGCCCAAAGCATAACACGTGATGGAATTGGCCGCAGACCCACGCCCTTGGCACAAAATCCCACGCCCGCGCGCGAAAGCGACAATATCATGCACTGTCAAAAAATAGGGCGCATAACCAAGCTTATCGATCAGCGCCAATTCATGGGTCATGAGGGTCTGCGCACGCTCAGGGATGCCCCTTGGGTAGCGCCATGCAAGCCCCTTCCACGCCAATCGTTCAAGGCGGGACTGTGGGGTTTCGCCATCAGAAATCTCGGATGGGTATTCATAGCGCAATTGATCCAGTTGAAACTGGCAGCGCCGCGCGATCAAGCGCGTTGCCGCAAGAGCGCGGGGATAATCGTGAAACAAGCGGCGCATCTGCGACAAGCTGCGCAACCGCTGTTCGGCATTGACCTGCGCATGACGTCCGAGATCAACCAAACGAATGCCTTTCCGAATGGCGCTAAGGACATCCACCAAACGGCGGCGGCGGGCGTGATGCATCATCGGCGCACCAGAGGCCACAAGCGGCAGGGATAGCGCCTCTGCCCGCCGTGCAATCGCGGCAAAACGTAATGCATCCTGCCCGTCATAATAGGGGGTAAGGGCAAGCCAAATATGCCCCGCGAACCGCGCCGCCAATTGGGGCAGCGCATTATGCCAAGCCCCTGCATGATGCGGTGGGAAATGGGCGTTTCGATCACTGAGCACAACCAATTCCAGCCCTGCCGCATGCGACAGCAAATCCTCGAGAGCAAGCAAGCACTGCCCTTTTTCTGCGCGCAACTGACCTTTGGACAGAATACGGCACAGATTTCCCCAACCTTCCCGCGTGCGGGCGAGGGCAACAATCTCTAGCCCATCAGGGAAAACCAATCGCGCGGCAGGCAAAAGCCGCGGACAGGTGAAAATTGGTGCGCGCGGGGCGGGGGGAATATGGGCGGGGCGCGGTGGCCCGTGCAAATCAGCATCCGCCGCGCGCCGCGCCGCAATCTCACGCGCGATACGGCGCAATTCGCTATGCGCCCGCACGATGCCCGAAACCGAATTCACATCGGCAATCGCCAAAGCATGAAGCCCCAAATCCGCCGCGCGCACAGCATATTCTTCAGGATGCGATCCACCCTGAAGAAAAGAAAAATTTGACAATGCGGCAAGCTCTGCGAATCCCATACCGCAAAGATATTCACGTTTTGTTCTTTTTTCGAGAGGGATTTTTGAGGCCAGCCTTAGCCTTCGAAATAGCGGCGCAAAATGTCGGAATAGATCACGGTCAGGCCTTGGATATCTTGGCAAGATACCCGCTCGTCAACCTCATGCATCCGATGGCCGACAAGACCAAATTCCACCACGGGGCAATGGCGCTGCACAAATCGGGCATCCGATGTGCCGCCTGTGGTCGACAAAACGGGCTGTCGTCCAGTGTGCTGCGCCACTGCCGCCGCGATCAGGTCAGAGAACGCGCCAGGCTCGGTCAAAAACGCCTCGCCCGAAATACGGGTTTCGCAGGCAATCTGAACGCCATGCACAGCCGCAACTTCGGCGCATTCACGTTGCAACCATGCATCCAAAGATGCGCCTGAATGCAAATCATTAAAACGAATGTTAAGCCGCATTTCACTGCGTGCAGGGATCACATTGCTGGCGGGATTCCCTGTCTCAATCGCCGTAATTTGTAGATTGGACGGGTCAAAATGCGCTGTCCCCTCATCCAGAACATGGCGCGACAGACGATCCGCAAGCGCGGCCATGGCAGGCATTGGATTTTGCGCCTTATGCGGATAGGCGACATGGCCTTGCTTCCCCGCCACTGTAATCTGCGCATTGATTGACCCGCGCCGCCCGATTTTGATCATATCGCCCAAGGTTTCTGGACAGGTTGGCTCGCCCACAAGGCAAACCGACATCGCTTCGCCTTGAGACTCCATCCACTCCAAAAGCGCCACTGTTCCATCCGTGGCGGGGCCTTCCTCATCGCCCGTAATGGCCAGAATAATCGCGCCATCAGGCGGGGCGGTTTGCACCATATCGACCGCAGCCGCGACAAAGGCCGCAACGCCCGATTTCATATCGGTCGCGCCACGCCCATAAAGCCAATCCCCCTCGCGCACCGCGCCAAAGGGCGGGTGGCTCCAATCCGCTTCGGCCCCAATTGGCACAACATCGGTATGTCCATTAAAGCCAAAACTGCGCGCATGACCTTTGGGCCCAAAGCGTGCAAAAAGATTTGCTGTGCCATTTCGATCTACGCGATGGCACTCAAACCCTGCCGCCTCTAACACAGTTTGCAACAGCACCAATGCGCCGCCCTCCTCTGGCGTGACAGAGGGGCAACGCAGCAAATCTGCGGTCAATAGAACAGGATCAAGGCGGGTGTCGGCCATATCCGATTTCTCCAAAGGCATCAGGCGCTAGGGTTACGCGCCCCTTGGCCAAGAGACAAACAGAAAACCGATATCTTGGTCAAACCACTATATGCAGAAGAATTGCAGGGCGCATCGCATAAATATATTAACAATAGAGATAATTTTGTGATAGCATCATACCAATAACAATAAGCCGAGGCAGGCCGAGCGGAAAATCCGCTGTAAATCAGACGAACATGAAGGTGCTTAGGGGCGCCTGATTTGCCTGAATTTACCATGCCTTGGCACGGGGCATGGGCTAGGGGTATGGAAAGCGCACAAGAACTGGCGCTCAATACAGGCGCATCTGCGCTCAGGATGGCGTATACCATCTTCCACGATGACGTTTCCATCGTGGATGCCCGCTATTATGGCAATAATGCCTCGTCAGCGATTTGGATGGGGGGTGACAGCACCTCATCGCGCCTGACCCCATCCGATACGGGCGTTGTTCTGTCTACGGGCTTTGTCAGCGATTTAACCAATGGCTCGGGGGCCACCAACCAATCCCTTGATACGACAGGCATAACGGGCGGCGGGCGTGATACCGATTTTGAAACCATCGCCGCGCGGCGCACATATGACGCAAGCATCTTGGAGGTGGATTTTATCCCCGACAATGCGCAAATGTCGCTGCAATTTACCTTCGCCTCAGAAGAATATCCCGAATTTGTAGGCTCGATCTTCAATGATCAGGTCGGCATTTGGATCAACGGCACCAAAGTCACGTCCCCTGTCTTTACCTTGGCCTCAATCAATTCTGTTTCTGACAACTCTAACAGCACGCTCTACATCGACAATGCCAGCGGCACCTATAATACCGAAATGGATGGGTTCACCACCACGCTTCGCGTGAGTTTTCCTGTCTCGGTCGGTGCGATCAATACGCTCAAAATTGGCATCACCGATGTTGGTGATCCAACCCTTGATTCAGCAATCCTCATCGCGGGTGGCAGTATTCAAGGCATGGCGCTGAGTGCTGATGACAGCCTGCGCATCGCACAGCGCGCAACCAGCACTTTAGATGTTTTGGCCAATGACAGCGCAACAATGGCTGTCACCCAAATCAACGGCCAAGACATTCGCGCGGGGGAAACAATAACCCTTGCCTCTGGTCATCAGATCACACTCTTGCCCGATGGCAAATTGTCGGTCACAGCACCCGCCCTTCCCGCGGGTGACACAGTTATCCGCAATTTCACCTATACCGCGACCAATTCAGACGGCATCACCGACACCGCCTTTGTCACAATCACCACTGTGCCTTGCTTCGCCCGCGGCACAAAAATCAGAACGACCGAAGGGGATATTGCGATTGAAAAGCTAAGGGTCGGTATGATGGTCGAAACCCATGACGATGGCCCGCAGCCAATCCGTTGGATTGGCAGCCGCAAAGTGCCAGCGATCGGCAATCACGCCCCGATTGTCATTGAGGAAGGCAGCCTTGGGTTTCACGGCACGCTGGTATTATCGCCCCAACACCGTGTGCTTGTGCGCGATATTCGCGCACAATTAATGTTCGGCGAGGAGGAGGTCTTGGTTGCGGCCAAAGATTTGATCAATGATGTCACGATCTATCGCCGCGAAGGCGGGGATGTGGAATATTTTCACATCCTGTTTGACCACCACCAGATCATCACATCCGAGGGGCTTTTGACCGAAAGCTTTTACCCCGGAAAACAGGTCTTGCCCGAATTTGATGATGCGATCCGCGCCGAATTGTTCGACCTCTTTCCTGCCCTGCAAGAGAGCTGTGGCGCGGGTTATGGCGAATTGGTGCGGATGCCACTGCGCAGCTATGAGGCGCGGGCCATGATGGCTTAGCGGGCCAGATCAAAAATGGCATCAACATCCAAATGCGTCTCCAGATGCTGTGCCAAATCATCCAAGACTGCACCGATCTGCGCCCGATAGCCGCCCGTGCTAATCTCGGCACCAAGACCCGCGAAGAACGCGGTGCGAAACCCGTCCTCTTGGAAAAGCCCGTGCAGGTAACTGCCCATTACCCGCCCATCGGCACTTATCGCGCCATCGTTGTGACCGGCCAAAGCAGCAAAGGGACGGGTGCAATCAGGGCCTGAGGTCTCGCCCATATGGATTTCATAGCCCGAAACGGCGGCCCCCGTTGGAACATGGTGCGCCGCGCTGAGCGCCAGACGCTTCTGGGGTCGCATCAGGGTTTCAATCTCTAACAGACCCAAGCCGTCAGTCACCCCAACCGCGCCATCAAGCCCCTCAGGGTCGCTGATCCTGCGGCCAAGCATTTGATAGCCGCCACATAGGCCCAAGATCGCGCCGCCGCGCCGCCGATGCGCGGCCAGATCAACATCCCAACCCTGCGCGCGCAAAAATTCCAAATCGGCCCGCGTGCTTTTTGATCCAGGCAGGATGACCAAATCAGCATCCGCTGGAATCACACGCCCCGCTTCAACCCAAGTGAGGCGCAGCTTGGGGTCTTGGGCAATCGGATCAAGATCATCGAAATTCGAAATCCGTGGAAATGCGAGGGCCGCAACATGAAACGCGCCATCATGGGTCGGGGTTTTGCCCAGATCTACGCCATCCTCGGCGGGTAATTTCCAAGCATCGCCAAACCAAGGCACCACTCCAAACCCACGCCATCCTGTTTGCTCGGCAATATAGCGATATCCCTCATCAAAGAGGCGCGGATCACCCCGAAAGCGGTTGATCATAAACCCCGCAATTTGAACGCGATCTTGGTCGTCCAATACGGCTTTCGTCCCAACGATCTGTGCAATCACCCCACCACGATCAATATCGCCTGCGAGGATCACGGGGATATTTTCAGCACAGGCAAAACCCATATTGGCGATATCACCTTTACGCAAATTGACCTCGGCAGCGCTGCCTGCCCCTTCGACAATCACAAGATCATGCTGCGCGGACAGCCGCGCAAAACTGTCTTGCACGGCCGCCAAGAGGCGCGGCTTCAACCCTTGGTAATCCTGCGCTTCGGCGCGGGTCAGACGCGCGCCTTGCACCACAATCTGCGCGCCTGTGCTGCTTTCGGGTTTGATCAAAACAGGGTTCATATCAACATGAGGCGCAAGACCTGCGGCCTCAGCCTGCACCGCCTGTGCGCGACCAATCTCGCCCCCTTCAGGGCAGACAGCCGCATTGTTCGACATATTTTGTGGCTTAAACGGCGCGACATTGATCCCACGCTTGCGCGCAGCACGGCACAGCCCCGCGACAAGCAATGATTTGCCCACATTCGACCCTGTGCCTTGGATCATGACAGCGGGCATAAGGCCTTAGAACTCCACGCCTTTTTGCGCAACAATACCTTGCTCACGGAATGGATGCTTGACCTCGGTCATCTCGGTCACAAGATCGGCAATCTCAATCAATTCGGGCTTGGCATTGCGACCCGTCAAAACAACATGGGTCATTTCTGGCTTCTCTGTGACCAAAAATTCTACCACCTCTAGGATCGGAAGATAGTCATAGCGCAGAGCGATATTGATCTCGTCTAGAACAACCAATGACATATTGGGGTCTTTGATCATCGCTTTGGCTTCTTCCCAACCCGCACGCGCCGCTGCAATATCGCGCTCGCGGTCTTGGGTGTCCCACGTAAATCCTTCGCCCGACACAACAAACTTGCATTCATTCGCGAAATGTTTGCGCAGGAATTCCTTTTCGCCTGTCACCCATGTGCCTTTGATGAATTGCACGACACCGCAAGGCATCCCATGGGCGATGCAGCGCATAATCATCCCAAAAGCAGACGAGCTTTTGCCCTTGCCATTGCCTGTATGAACAATCACCAGACCTTTCTTCTCGCGCTTTTTCTCCGCCATCATACGATCGCGCGCGGCCTTAATCTTCTGCATCTTTGCCTTGTGGCGCGCGTTAAGGTCTTCCTCGCTCATGTCTCATCATCCTCGGCAAAATAGGGTGTCATCTGCGCGACTATGACCGAGTTTTCTTCCAAAGCGCGCATCATCAAAGCGCGTTCTTCTTCATCAATCTCAAGCCCCTGCGCCTCGCGTTCGGTCAAGGTGCCATAGCCCGTGACCTCAAGCGGGTTCATATCCGCCGTTTTCAGCACGGCAACCGTCTCGCGCACCGCTTCGGCCTCGTCCACGCCTGACGCGTAGCACAACAGCCCCGCCCCCGTTGCGCTGGTAGGCAGGCCATCCCCCTCGCGGCGACCCAGTTCAACAACAAGCGTATAAACATCCTGCGCGCGCTTAGGCTTGGCAGCGGCATCTTTGCTTGGCTTTGGTGTATTCTCTTTGCTCATGGCTGCGGCATGGCCTGATTTCACAGCACAAGTCAAGCAAACCAGCGCATGTGACATGGTCACAGACCATCAGGGGCCAGTATGTGATGATCTGTCATCGGCTATAGAAAGGAGTTTAGATATGACTCGCAATGCTGGGATGATCGACCGCGCGCTTCGCGTGATCTTAGGCGTGGCTCTTATTGCCATTGTATTTGTTGGCCCACAAACCGCTTGGGGTTGGGTGGGTCTGGTGCCTCTCTTGACAGGTTTGGTGGGCAATTGCCCTCTTTATACGATCCTGGGCATCAAGACCTGTAAGGCCTGCTAAGGCGTTTTCCACCAGACGGGACAAGGTAAAACCGTTTTACCTTGCGGGCTGATCCGCGTAGTTTGTCAAAAACCAGATAAATTGGCAGAGCAAGCAGGTTGGCCCGCAAACGCAAAGATAAAAAATCCCACGAGGATCGTGGCCTGACGCAGCGCGTGGGTCGCGTTTTTTGGCGTGTCGGGTTTTCGGCGGTCGCTCTAGTGCTGCTGTGGATCATTGCTTATCGCTTTCTTCCTGTGCCAACCACGGCCTATATGATCAGCGAGGCACGGCGCATCGGCACAATCGACCAGACATGGCGCCCGCTAGAAGAGATTTCCCCAAATTTACAAAGAGCCGTGGTCGCGGCAGAGGATGCAAATTTTTGCGCCCATTGGGGGTTCGACATGAGCGCAATTCGTGACGCAATTTCAGATGGCGCACAGCGCGGCGCATCCACGCTCAGCCAACAAACTGTGAAAAATGCGTTTTTGTGGCATGGCCGAAATTGGGGGCGCAAGGCGCTTGAAGCGGCACTGACCCCCGTGGTCGAGCTGATCTGGCCAAAATCGCGGGTGTTAGAGGTCTATCTCAATATCGCGGAATTTGATGCGGGCATTTTCGGGGCAGAGGCCGCCGCACAGCATTATTTTGGGGTGAGTGCCGCTGATTTGACATTGGCACAAGCCGCGCGCCTCGCAGCGGTGCTGCCAGCGCCAAAGGATCGATCTGCTGCAAACCCCTCCCCATGGCTGTTGGAGCGCGCTGCAAGCATTACCGATGGGGCGGCGACCATCGCCAATGATGGGCGCGATGATTGCTTTGCGAATTGAATTCCCCACCCAGACAGGGCAAAACCCTCGCGACCAATGAGTTAGAGCAAAACCCAAATGAACACGCCGCGCCTCTACCACTTCGCCCTATCGCCCTTTTGCCGCAAAGTGCGCTTGGTTCTGGCGGAGAAAAAAATCGAAGTCGAATTGGTGGAAGAACGCTATTGGGAAGGCAGCCCGGATCACCTGCGCCGCAACCCTGCAGGTAAGGTCCCCGTTCTCAAGATTGACGGCGTCTTCCTGAGTGAAAGCCAAGCCATTTGCGAATATCTCGAGGAAAAACATCCTGAGCCAGAACTGATCCCAGAAGACATCAAAGCCCGCGCCGAAGTGCGCCGCCTGTGTTTCTGGTTTGATGATAAATTCCACCATGATGTGACCAAGAACCTCGTCTATGAACGCGTGAACAAAAAGCTGATGCGCGCGGGATACCCTGATGGGCGGGCGGTCAAAACTGGCGCAAGCCAGATCAAATTCCATCTGGATTACATGGCATGGCTGCTAGATCATCGCCGTTGGTTGGCGGGAGATCGCATGACCTTGGCCGATTTCACCGCAGCGGCGCACCTATCCTGTCTTGATTACATCTCAGATGTGGATTGG from Rhodobacterales bacterium HKCCA1288 harbors:
- a CDS encoding glutathione S-transferase family protein, whose protein sequence is MNTPRLYHFALSPFCRKVRLVLAEKKIEVELVEERYWEGSPDHLRRNPAGKVPVLKIDGVFLSESQAICEYLEEKHPEPELIPEDIKARAEVRRLCFWFDDKFHHDVTKNLVYERVNKKLMRAGYPDGRAVKTGASQIKFHLDYMAWLLDHRRWLAGDRMTLADFTAAAHLSCLDYISDVDWNRSEIVKDWYAKVKSRPAFRSILADQISGFPQPPHYANLDF